The DNA sequence TTATCAAGCACAGAAGAAGGCCTTAAAGCTAAGAGGAAAAGCTTCTtattcaaaatttgtgaacataACTCTTTTGGTTCATTGGTATGTAATACAATACTCAATATAGAGTCGTTGAAAATTAATATAAATGTGAAATTGATCGTTTGCGTATATATTGATGATAGAGAGTACCAAAACCATTCGCCATGGAATTTTGTATCAAACTTCTTCGACAAATCTTTCTTATTTGCAGAGGAGGAATTAACTGTGAAGGATTTTATGATAGTGATAATAAAAAATTACTTGGATTTGAAAATTTTATGAAAAGCCATAATGTCGGACAAATGTATACGGTATTGTTGAATTATATTGGAGGTGGAAATTTCTTTATTGAGATATATGATTCATCCGGTCTGGCAATAGATTATTCTGGTTGTGATTCACAAAATTGTGTGAATATACCTAATAATTTAAAAGAAAAAGTGTTCATTCTCTATTTGGATGATTTGGAGGATGAAAAGGCGAGGATGCGGTATTTTTTTTAGCGTACTTGGAAGGGAATTAAGTTTTTACGACCATACCATCCGCCCATCTGATATTGGCCCATGGATAAGTAAAATGGTTGGTTGATACATAAATATTTTCTTATATCTTTTTTTGTGTTATAAATGTTTAACTTTTTGATTATTTTACTGATACAGCTACTTCCGAAAAAAATGTCAGAATTATATGGACAATGGAAAGACGGGGACACAATACAATTGTGTTTTCTGTATAAAACCTGGGAAGTTAAAATGGAAAAATCCTACAATGATTGTTATTTTGGTAATGGATGGAAAGAAATCGTGAGGTATAGTAGAGTGGAAATATTTGACATTCTTGTGTTTGATTCATTTATTTCATTGGATGAACATCCGGTTCATGTTTGTCTGTTCAAAAGTGATGATATTCAACCACATGAAATGTCATTAGGTAATGTTTGGCCTTTGTGCTTtattagtaataataatattcattatatgAGAATAGATGGTTAATGCTACATCTATGATTCTTTTTAAGTATATATCTTTTGAACAGAAACTGAAGATAAGACTACATCGTTTTTACATGTAATGCACTTGCATACGTGGCATTACAAAGAAATTGTAAGCTGACTTGGTACATACATTAATTTTTTAGTTTactattttaaaaaaatgtacTACAATGTCTTCTAAACTATTGTTACCTGACAGATTCCACCAATGTTGGTTCGTCTATTTTATGATCATATGCTTTCCAACGCGAATACAGTACGTTGCAGAGATACTATTTTTCCAGTATCATATAAAAAAGACACAGGGTATTGGAAAAGTGGGAAAATCTTCAAACAATATAGTCTACAGAGACGTGATACCTTTTTAATCACGATTGATGGAAATCATGAAGCCAAGATGAAAATTTACAGGAGCGATGGGATGGAGGTGGAATCTTACCCATATCAACCCAAAatgtttttcaaaattttctctCTTCGTTTTTCCGTGCCCAACCCCTATTAACTAGATCTTTTGCCCGGGTTGTGTTTGTATCCGCTGGTCTCTTCTtctctttcttctttcatcacctTACTTCACTTCTTCCATCACCTTTTCCGGCCAAACACTCCGTCTTTTTACCATCCCTCTTCATTTTCTTTACTCCCCACTCCCGTAGGTCTCTATTTTCACCCACATTTTTTACTCTTTAGTTCTAATTATGTCAAACGACAGTTCTTTTAGCTTTAACTCCGGCGAATCTGCAATGATGGTTGGTATAGGTCATGACCATAACTATGACATAGCAGCCATTAACAGAACTATAATCCTTGAAGATGTGGACTTGAAAGAAGTTTTTCCAAATCCTAGAGGGGTAAATTCCCATGCCCTCTTGCGTAGAGATGGTGGCTCCATTCGCCTTGATGGTGGTCCAAGTGACAACACAGTAAGCTCAAAAGGTAGGGCTATGGGAGGTGATGGTGGCTTACCCCCAGCTGAGATCTTGGGGCTTCAAGAAGTACAACATGTTGGTAATGGAGGTCTTCTTGAACAACTTGATGAATCTCGAATTGTTTCAAATGGTAATACCTCGGAAAATTCATCAAAGTCCTTGATAGTTTTGTTGTGAGAAACGGAGTTTTGAGCCTAGTGAGTGAACACAATATTGTTGGTGGTACTGGGAGCCCCGATGTTGTGGGCAATGTGGTGGAGCCTGTGGAGGAGTTGGAAGCCGAGGCGGCTGGGGGGATTGTGGTGACTGCAGTAACTGGCACCACTGTGGCCATTGCTGGCACACCAAATCCTCATCAAGGTGATTGTAGTAAAGCAGGGGAAAGAAGGTTTCTTGGAGTGATAAGGTCAAGGAAGGAATCCCAACTACAACTCCAAATTTCAAGCATAAAGCTACTTTTGTCACTAATGAGGATGGTTCCTTGACCATTATTCCTCCCAAAGAATTTCTTGTTCAAGCAAGGCAGCAGTGGAACACTAGCTGTATTGGCCATTTTATTGGCGGGAGCTTTGACTTCAAATTTGTTCGTGATAGGGCCATGAATCTATGGAAAAATAGAGGACTTTTACATGTTTTTTATAATTCAAAAGGCTATTTCACGTTCAAGTTTGATACGGAGGAACACATGAAAGCAGTTCTAAATCTCAATTCTATACATTTGGGAGGGAGAGTTCTTTTCCTTAAACCATGGATGGAAAGTATAGAATTCAAATGTAATGTTCTTTATAAGGTGCCATGTTGGGTCAAGTTAGGGCTCCCACCTTCCTACTATTGTTCCAGTTCTGGAATTACCATGGTGGCTGAGCTCCTTGGGAAAGTTATCAAGTTTGATGAAGCAACTTCGAAATTCCTTCCAATGAAATTTACTGGAGTGTTAATTGAGCTTGAGTATGGATCTCCTAGGCCACCCTACATGATCGTCCCCTGTTTAAACAGCAAAGGGAGGGAAGATAACTTTCGAGTTAAAATCGAGTATTCATAATTGCCATATTCATGCTCCCTATGTCAAGCAATTTGGACACTCTTTGGCACGTTGCCCTGATGATCCCAATCGAGAGATACCAAAATCTAGATCACAAGGGAGTGTTAATAACAGGAAGGGTGGTAAGAACAACACTAAGGTACATGAGGCCGAAGCTGAAATGGAGGAGAATGAAGAAAATCTTAATGAAGACTATGTCTATAATCATTCTTTGGTTCCATACGTGGTGGGTAAGTTTTTGGGTTGTGATGTTACTTTAGATGAGGATGAGATTTTGAGACAATGTAGGAAGAAAATGCAACACAAGGAGATGATCTTGACAAGTTTGATGCAGTTGAGACAACAGTTGTTATGGATAATGAAGTAACTGGGGACTTGATTGTAGAGTCCCATGTTGAGTCCCAGGTTGAACCCCAGGGTACAGTACAACCTATGGCTGGCTTTATCTCGCCTGGGCATCGCTCAGTCGCCAAGCACACAGGACAGGCTCTAGAGAGCTCTAGGACCATCTCAGCGTCTAAGCGCCCTTGCAGCCCTGCGTACCTGATCCCAAGCGTGCACACCGTTCGGTCTCCGCTAACAACTCCAGTACCCGTTCGAGCAGTTAGTGCACCTCAACCTCAGAGATCCCAGGAATATCAGGATCCCATTAATGAGATCTCAACGAAAAATGCCTTTGATACTTTGGCTCATTTGGAGGAAGGTGAAATTATTACTCACTGTGATGCCATCAACAGGAAAGGTAAGGGCAAAATCTCAATTGTGCTTGGGCTTGAGACACCCAATCCCCCTACTGGTACTCCACCTCGATCAGGCAAAGTGGGGACCAAAGAAAAGAAGGTTACATCGAAGAAAGGTGTGAGAGTGGGCTAGTCTAGAAATGGAACATTATAGTGGTATATATGTAGATATTATTGGATTGACAAACACAAATAtttgtatttttaaattttcCCCTACTGTAATTGGATCTTAAGTCTAAAAACTTGGCATGGAGTAAGGATTTAGCGCTGTCATATTGTCAAATTTATAACCGTGAATTTATCATAAACATATAGCCAAATTAGGAATTTAATAGAAAAATTCACGTGTAAGTATAATTTTTGGATGGACCAAGAAAATTACTTTTGTATAGAATTTATATATTTAGATCTAACAAATCCCCATGCACTGACATATTTTACAATCCCACTATCTAAGATGATCTAAAAATGCTTAGGGTATCGTCATTTGAACTAGGCATATGAATACATCATGAACTATTAACTCATGTCGGTTTCCCCTGAATCCTCTATTGATGAAATATAACTTTTATAACCCTGATTACagtaacatatatatatattgtatgtgTAATATTAAAATAAGAGAGAAACAAAATGTTAACTCATGATCTCATTAAAAATAAAGTTGCTAATACAACGTATATAACTAAGAAAAACAAACTGGAAACCAACTACAACTAAAGACTAGGAACACACTCCTACACGAACTCCACTACTCCAGCACGTAGCCAAGACTTATTTAAATACTCCTAAAAATGCTCAATAACATTTGCAGTACTCCCAGACCAGTTCAAACTGTAACACTCAGACAAAATAAACAATGCAAAAAAAAGAAAACAAGTTTAGATTAATCCAACATAcacccccttaatctaaacttcCATATTCAGATCCTTACCACCAAGAATTTATCGTATACGTACGAACTTAACTATTGACAGTGCTTTTGTGAGAACATCAACATGTTGTTATTCAGTTCTCACATGCTTTATGATAATCTCCCCACGCTTCACGCATTCCCTTATAAGTAATTGGGAAAATTAATGTGTTTGGATCTTCCATAAAAGACAGGGTTCTTGGCTATGTCTATAGCCAATTTTTTGTCAATGTATAGAACTACATGACCTAGATAATCATTTGAGACTTCATGTAATAACTTATGCAACCATTTCCCTTGGCATGCCGCTACTATAGCTGCCATGAACTCAGCTTCATATGAGGATAAAGCAACACATTTCTGCTTCTGTGACACCCATGTTATCACACTTTCATTTAAGTAAAACACCCCCCCAGTGGTGCTTTTCCTATCATCAACATGCCTGGCGAGATTACTATCTGGGAAGCCTGTCAGCATATTATTTGCATTGTCCTTCGAGTAGATTAAACCATAGCTCATTGTTCTTTTAACGTAACGCATTATCCTCTTAGCAACATTTAAGTGCAGTACTGTTGGTTTCTCCATGAAACGGCTGATAATTCCCACGGCATAAGATATGTATGGCCTTGTGTGGACAAGGTATCGAAGGCCTCCCACTATGCTCTTAAATTCAGCAGAGTTCACACTCTTCCCTCCTTCATCTTTTGTAATTAATTAAAGCTTTGGGTTCTACTGAAAACTTTGTAGGGTTACATTCTACCATGCCAGCTTTTTCTAAAATTTATCTAACCATTTATTGTACCTTCTTTGCATGAATTACACAATTTTCAAAGTTCTTTGCATCTAGTGCAAGAGATTTTAGTGTTCTAATTAATTTGACATGCATAGTTCTTCCCTTCTACAATATTTTTGGACTAGTATATTATATATCTAATACAACAACTTGCACTTCCATGAAAAATTTTATTTCATCTAGATGCCATGTTAGATCTGTTAAGCCTCCGTCAGTTCTCCGTTGTCTCATGCTTCATATACTTGGACGACCCTTCAAATACTTCCCCTCTTCTTATGCTCCCATTTTCAAAGCCCGACTTCCCTAAACAACTGCAGACTGAGGAATCACAGAGGTGGGAATGTGTCAAATTCAACGGATATATATTAATTGTTATTTTTCCTTCTTCGGTCGTCATAGCTTTCTTCGCAGGTCGTCATAGCTTTCTTCGCAGGGCAGCCGGTAGTTATTTTCTTTAAATACAATTACCTTATATTTTTTTAAACTTTGTTTTGTTACTTTTATTCTGTAGGTTAATAAAGCCTCGTAAAGACTAAAATATGGAAATTTCTTTGAAGAATTGTGCGTTCCATAATCCAGTTTTTATGTAAGTTATTCGATGTAAAGATTTATCACATTAATTCTAGGATTCTTTATTCTACGTGCATTTCTCAAGGTCAGGATTCTTTCTTAAATATTTATCCTTTCAGGAAGAAATGACTCTCATGTAAGTTAGATTTATGTCAATCTTAGACAATAACTGTTACCTCTTTGGATGCCTGCTTCAAActgatttttttaaaatgttttattTAGAGTTGCAAAGGTTATGTTCTCTAACCTCTATATAAAATTCCATTTAATTTGAGCTCCTGCATCGTATAATTTCGGGTGATAAGATCAGTTGAAATTCTAAAGAATACTAAAGTATCTTATAATCTACTATCTTTTATTGGTCATAATATTTTTCAGACAATAGTAAGTGAAAAGCTACACAGTTGATATACTTGACATTAATAACACAGGCAATAAGGATATTTCGGTACTACACATGTTTCCGATTATGCGTGGATGTAAAAAGTAATAAGTTAGTAATAACTCAAGATATGATTACCTCTTTATCTCCATCTATAACATCTGAAGCCAATTTACAAGATATGGAAATTAGTTCACAAGGCTTTAACTTATTCATAGAATCATAAAATAGATGGGGAAAAATGTTTTATATGTTAATATAACCAAAAAATCTTGATTAACTATACTGCAACGAAAATTTACAACAAGATTTCGAATAGGCGAATATTTTTTCCAAATGTGTATTCTATCAGGTGGCAAGATTAGTTCTCAAAATGAGTTTCTAAAATAGGAAAAGAATGGTTGGAAGTGGAAGAGATGAGCAGATGAATTTTATTAGACTTAAAAGGTAGTAATTAGAGAAGTCTATAGAGTGTAGACCATAATGTGGAGGTTAATTATAAGAGCCATGTGTTAAGTTCTTGAATCAAAGACTTAACAAAGATAAATGCTATTGCCACATGAACTTTTATAAATAACAACATAGTCCCTTAAGTTTATAAATATTACTAAATAATACCAGGGAATTTGTTTCACATCAATCtagaaaatatgtatatttttcGAAAAGTGTTTCACATCAATCCAGAAAAGTGTTAAagtctttctttcttttttcgaAAAAATGTGCTACGATTCTATAAGCAAATACAAATGTAGTAAAAATTCCCGCAGGAAATTCTATTCATCACGACTACATTTAACTTATTTTATATGTACGCATTTCCTAAATCATTCCTCTAAAAATATGGGTTGCGAGACCCCGGAAGAAACCTGCATAAATGTTTTGCTCTTTAGGTTGATTGGCAAATGCAAACTGGCGAAGACTGTATATGTAATTAATTTCATTCTTAAATGGCTTTGgaaaaaaataatatacaattcCAGGTTTATTTTTAATATCTTATCATAACCTCGTCtttttaaaaaagaaaatttCTACGTGATGATGCACACTAGATTTTAACACTCTAGAGTTGCTTACAAAGAAGCTTGTATGTGAGCAAACAAATGATGGACAAGGTAGCTTCCCGTTGGATAGGATGGCTTCGAAAAGTAACTAAATATTGGGCGCGATATTAATGGCTGACACAATGGCCCTgcaaaaaatttaaataaaattatcaaCCGACTTACAAAAAATTGAAGACTTAGATATTTAAATCATAGGAGCAATAAAGATCTTGGTTATATTGAGTATTACCCATAAGTGAAGGTGGTGATCTCTGGAGATATGAAGAATATCGAACAGGATCCTCAAAAGAAATATGTGGTAGTGCAGGGGGGCATGACCGGGGATTAGTTCGAAGTGGGGGCAGAAGAATCTGAGGAAGATTTTTGAAAAACATGGTGAACTGAATCATGTTATGAATATCGATGTTGAAGAATTATATGCTCCAAGTTTAGCTGAGGTTGATGCAAAGGAAGATGATTCAgaggatggagaagaagtgaacGATGATGCAAGCAATGCAGATGGATATGATGTTGCAGGGGCCAACTGATATTTTATGTTTATGTCATCCGCATTTTGCTAGCTAGCTAGATTACTTTTGTGTAAATTCGAACGTGAATTTTGTTTAGTTCTTCGTGTATGCGACTAAATTTACTAGCGAATTTGGTTTAGCTAGCTATTGTCATTTTCTATTAGACTTAAACTGAGATGTTTGTTCGATGATGTTACGACAGCCTGAGGGCTGCTTTTAAATTGGTCATGTTACCTTTGAATGATATTGCTTGTTTTGTGGCGTAAAAAAATGTACGACTTCCTTTCTTTACAATAAGATcctactatttttttaaaaaaaatactgtTACAATTGTATCCAAATATATTGCCATTAACAACTACATCaactataaaatattaaaattgtttaaaaaatattGCAATATTTGTCAAATTTTATCTTAAACTTTATTGCAGTTGGACCAAATAATGTTGCCTTAAGGTGGTTATTTTGCTGACAAAATagtttttttaataatttaactaCGTTGTTGTAAAATACATTTCATTGCtaaatattatttattacaaTACTATTTTATTGTTGCAAGACATGACTTAAAATATTGCTATAGGACCTCTATTTCGTCACCATCGGGTGCAACACCAAACATTTGCATATTCATTCTGATAAGTTCTACTGCAACATAAATAGCCTATAAGGAATTAAATTTTTATGGTTGCCATAGTCATTGTATGGTGTAGTGTAATAAATTAAGTTAACTAATTAAGtgaaaataaattttgatttagGTACATCTTGCTTCTTTTGCATAGTCAAAACCTCTACTTTCAAATTTTGAGATGCCCAAATGGTGGTTATCTACCACTTTCTATTTTTTTTGTCACTTACTTTTGGTTTGGTTTAGTATATTTTCTACACTTTTTATGGGATAACGATTTAACATGTGAAGTGCACATAAACCCATTCAGCAAATGGTTTGCTTTCATCAACTTTCATAATCAAGTTTCTTGCCATGTGAAGAATTGAGTGATTCTTTATGCAATTACAACAAGAGTTTTGGTCATCGTCAACTAATACATAATTTCATGTACTTTGCAGAAGCTTATAAACATGTTTCAAGACTCTCCTCATCTTTCTAATTTGGGGTATCTTCAAAATTTGACCATTTTTGTTTTTAAGCTCATGCATTTGACTTATTTGAATTAATCAAGAGattttcggtttttttaagatatAGATCCAATTTAAAAcatttaaagtaattttattcATTCTACTATTAAaccaaacacaatatatcaaaaaTGATGAGTCAAACTTATACCACCTTAAATCGATTTTTGCTTCAACCCTTATATCAGTACTCCACCTACCCAATGACCCATGATGAGTGGATTCTCCTACGTCATACAAAGAGAGCGAATAAAGATGGAGATGAACACAAATGGGGAGTGGGCCTAAaagatttaaaaataataaggGGCTGTATAGTGTGTTCCCATGATCATATTCTGATAATCTTCTATATATGAGTTATTTAATTTTTTAGGTTGTTTTTTTGCATACAAAGGTCGTCATCATAATTATTGAAAATCAATCAATCTAAATTTCACTTAATTTGATAGTTCTAGATTTTATAAGATTTACATTGTATAATATATTGATCTTTGGAAAATAGTTAGTTTGTAGAACATTCATGTTGAGGTTGATGTTTGCACTATTATACTTGTAAAATTAATGAATTTgcaatatttttattaaaatagtaatatttataaaatatgaTGTACACAATAAtatgttttataattttttatttattaggGAAATATGGACTCTAGTACTCGAATGgtggtggactccatagaacttgaTATAAGTAATAAGTTTTATTTAGTATTTTAATCCATATTTTGCACAATATTGtattcaaataaaaaaaactaaaccTAAATTCATGCAAAAGCTATTTGATTATATATTTGAATCTTTCATATTGACAAGACTAAATTTAGAATCATACAAAAATtgtcaaaaaaaattcaaaatattagATCCAATTTTGACTTTAAACCCATTGAAATTATATTAATTATCTCAATCAAAAAAGACTCGAAGTATGAAATCTTGTaaatatgaatataaaatatagtAAATTGAGTTTTATTTAAGTTATTATGAATTAAACGTGTGTTAATCATTTTCAGTATACATAAATCATTAACCCTACTCATATGCATATGCAAAATttatttccaaaataattttgtGTCAAAAATTACATAGTCATTTAGtcaaaaatatttgcaaatgCAGATTATATAATGTTCGAAACATTACATATAATAatgttaaaatattttttaaattgtCAAACATTAAAAATAATAATGGGTAATGAtgtaaattttttttaaattcaaaCCATAGATCGATTTAATCTATACTATTACGGAACATGATGACATCAGTTGTTTCCAAGTGTATCTTAGCAAGAAAGTTAGTCTAGTGATGTGGATATCTGCTTAAAGAGGGGATACTTGTATTTATTTATCTAATATTATATGGAATATATAAAAAagataaattaataataaatcctttatttgcataaatttatttggaaattattgagaatattatatttttcaacttatttacaaaaatattaaCATTTTAAAGTTGTTTTCAATTTTAAGtttcattttcaaaaataatGTTGCAACTTGTTATGCAACTTAATTTCCAATTTTAAGAAGATTATAAATGTTAAGGTTGCATTTGTTGAGTTTCAAGTTTGCAAGGTTGTAACCTTAAAATCAATTTTGAAGAAATTAAAACAAAAGTTGCATAATAGGTTCCACAGTTGCAAAtcttatttttgaaaataaaacttaaaaagtgcattttttaaaataagtttaaaaatGACATTATTTTCGTTTATTTCTAAAAtatgtattattttaaaaaaactcTGAAATTTATATTATGTGAAAATATTTCAAACAAATAACTAATAATATAAAATCTCACAAGATCCCAACAAAATTCTAAATAATGTATCTAGGGGATATGGACACAAAAAATCAAATCTAAAAATGAAATTTAAAATGATGTGATATTAATAGCTGATATTATTTCATTTATTAGTCATTGCATCCTTTCTCTCATTACATTCTCTCTGTATATACATAGATATACAATACATTCATCTCTGAGAAATCTTTTGTTCGTCTCTGACAAAATTCAAATTATGATTGGATAAGTATAACTTACTGCATCCTGTGAGGAGGAGCGTGTTTAAACTAGTCTTCTTGGTTCTAAATAAGGTTTGCATTTGAATCTGAATTCCCCATCTCTCTAATATTGTTATGTTTTACAATTGTTTCTTCACAAAATGAAAAAAAAGGGGAAATATTTGTGAATACTTTTTGATGGAGATATTCAAATGTACTGCTATGAGTCTATCATGATTTGATAGAATTATTTTTTTAGACATGAAATGTGTATATTGTTTATATTGAAAAAGCATCATTTATACTGATTATATATATACACCTTTTCAAAGTAAATTATCAAACTAACTTTTAGCTATTACTATTTTTTATGGTGTCAGCACACTTATAATTTGGCTGGGACCTTATATTGCATCCCTTTTTGTTAGTAAGTATAATCATGTTTATACTTAGTAATGAACCAATGGTTCATTACCCTCCAATGGTTTGGTCAAAATTTAGTGCCACATCTTTAGAAAGAAATGTTAGAAGTTAAACTCTCAAGAAGATAACATAATATCATCAAGTCTTGAAAACAGATGCATTAGTATGAAAGGCAGAAAAATAAAAGATGCAGCAGTGAAGTCAAAGACGGTGGATAACTCTGAAGGACTTTTATTTAGCCCTGATCATGAACTATAAAAGCTTGTTTTGTGTAAACTCAAAAGT is a window from the Apium graveolens cultivar Ventura chromosome 1, ASM990537v1, whole genome shotgun sequence genome containing:
- the LOC141717024 gene encoding secreted RxLR effector protein 161-like, with protein sequence MEKPTVLHLNVAKRIMRYVKRTMSYGLIYSKDNANNMLTGFPDSNLARHVDDRKSTTGGVFYLNESVITWVSQKQKCVALSSYEAEFMAAIVAACQGKWLHKLLHEVSNDYLGHVVLYIDKKLAIDIAKNPVFYGRSKHINFPNYL